DNA from Methanobrevibacter sp. TMH8:
ATTTTATATTATATTTTTTATAATTTATTAAAAATTATTAAAAATTAATTAAAAAATATCATATATTATGTTAAATGTTATATTAGAAATATTATATTAGATTTATATTTATTAATTTACAACAATCTCAAGGAAGTCGATTATGATTAAAATAGGAATATTAAACCTACAAGGTGCAGTAAGTGAACACCTTGAAATGACTCAAAAAACTATTGAAAGGATGAATATGGAAAATGAAATTATAGCTATCCCAGTAAGATACGCTGATGAAGTAGCTCAATGTAATGGAATTATCATTTCTGGTGGAGAAAGTACAGTTATTGGTAAACTTATTAAAGAAAGAGGGATTGATAAAGTAATTAAAGATAATCAAATTCCTGTTTTTGGAACTTGTGCTGGAATGGTTCTACTTTCTAAAAAAACCGATTATGATCAAGAAATTCTTGGAATCATGGATGTTGAAGTAAAAAGAAATGCATTTGGCAGACAAAAAGATTCTTTTGAAAACGAAGTCAATATCTTTGGAACTACCTATCCTGGTGTTTTCATAAGAGCTCCTGCGGTTTCATCTATTCTTGATAGTAATGCTGATAATAATCTCAATAATGAGGATATTAATGCGGTAAATAATCTTGATAAAGTTGAAATATTGTCTGAACTTGATTCAAATATTGTAGCTGTAAAGCAAGGAAATAATATGGCAATGTCTTTTCATCCAGAGCTTACTTGTGATACTAGATTACATGAATATTATCTTAATGAAGTTATAAAATTGAATAAAAATGTTTAAATTAATATATTATCTTAATGAAGTTATAAAATTAAATTTAGGAGAGGTTTCCATTGTGTGGAATAGCTGGAATCGTTTATAAAGATAAAAAATTACATAATGTTGGAGATGATATGACAAAGATGTTACATGCTCTTCAACATAGAGGACCAGATTCTGCAGGATTTGCAATCTACGGAGGAATGGGTCTTGAAGAAAATGAATATATTTTAAATATTCAAGTAGCTGATAAAAAAGGATTACTCCATACTGTTCAAGATGCTATTAATGTTAAAACTCCTATTAAAGAGGATGAAATTATTCCTTCTATAGATGAATCATTCATATATAAGTGTAAAATAGCTCTTGATAACTTTCATGATTTAAAACCACTTATTACTAGTATTGATAGTATTGGTGATAGTATGACTGGATTTAATGTTTGCAGGGCTAATGCTGATAGTGATGTTATTGTTTTAAATGGAAGCCATTCTTTCCAAATGATAAAAGATGTTGGTTCTGTTTATGAAATAGCTGATCGTTATAATACTCGTGATATAAAAGGAACTCATGGTATTGGTCATACTAGATTTTCTACTGAAAGTAATGTAGATCGTTATCACGCTCACCCATTTCAAACTTATATTGTAAAAGATATAACTGTTGTTCATAATGGTCAAATTACAAATTATTGGAAAGTAAGAGATCCATTAGAGAGAAAAGGACATAAATTTGAAACTAACAATGATACAGAATGTCTTGTACATTACATAGCTGATAAGTTAGATACAGGTTATTCTCTTGAAGAAGCTTTAGAACAATCTGTAGAAGATATGGATGGTCCATTTTCTTATATTATTGGAACTCCAAATGGTATTGGAATAGCTAAAGATAAATTAGGTTTACGTCCTGGAATTATGGCAGAAAATGATGATGTTTTTGCTATAGCTTCAGAAGAAATAGCTCTTCATGAAGTTATGGATACTCGTGATGTTGAACAAATTTCTCCTGGAGAAGTAAGGGTTTATGAAATATAGCGAGGTTGTTAGATATGGATTCAAATAATTTGAGTAATGATAATAAAGACATTACTAAAGATAATGATCATGTTGATCATGAACAAAAAATTTTTGAGTTAGATTTTTCATCAATGACTCCTCGTGAAGCTAACCAAAAGATTAAGGAAATAGCTAATCAATGTAATAAAATTGTCATTAAAAATCCAAATGCAATGCATTATCTCATAGCTGGTCTAACTCAAGAGGCTCATATTGAAATTAATGGGTCTGCTGGTTACTTTGTTGGAACTATGTTGGATAAAGCTCATCTAACTATCCATGGAAATGCTGGATGGTTTGCAGGAGACAATATGACTGGTGGGGAAATCATAGTAGAAGGTTCTGCAGGTGATGGTGCAGGTCAAGGAGTCTATGATGGAACTTTAGTAGTTCGAAATGGTGTTGGATCCCGTACTGGAGAGATAATGAAAGGTGGCACCGTTATTGTTGGTGGAGATTCTGGTTTTATGACTGGAATTTTCATGATGGGTGGACGTATAATTGTTCTTGGAAATCTTGGTGAAGATGCTGGTGAATCTATTATTAGAGG
Protein-coding regions in this window:
- the pdxT gene encoding pyridoxal 5'-phosphate synthase glutaminase subunit PdxT, encoding MIKIGILNLQGAVSEHLEMTQKTIERMNMENEIIAIPVRYADEVAQCNGIIISGGESTVIGKLIKERGIDKVIKDNQIPVFGTCAGMVLLSKKTDYDQEILGIMDVEVKRNAFGRQKDSFENEVNIFGTTYPGVFIRAPAVSSILDSNADNNLNNEDINAVNNLDKVEILSELDSNIVAVKQGNNMAMSFHPELTCDTRLHEYYLNEVIKLNKNV
- a CDS encoding glutamine amidotransferase — its product is MCGIAGIVYKDKKLHNVGDDMTKMLHALQHRGPDSAGFAIYGGMGLEENEYILNIQVADKKGLLHTVQDAINVKTPIKEDEIIPSIDESFIYKCKIALDNFHDLKPLITSIDSIGDSMTGFNVCRANADSDVIVLNGSHSFQMIKDVGSVYEIADRYNTRDIKGTHGIGHTRFSTESNVDRYHAHPFQTYIVKDITVVHNGQITNYWKVRDPLERKGHKFETNNDTECLVHYIADKLDTGYSLEEALEQSVEDMDGPFSYIIGTPNGIGIAKDKLGLRPGIMAENDDVFAIASEEIALHEVMDTRDVEQISPGEVRVYEI
- a CDS encoding GXGXG domain-containing protein; amino-acid sequence: MTPREANQKIKEIANQCNKIVIKNPNAMHYLIAGLTQEAHIEINGSAGYFVGTMLDKAHLTIHGNAGWFAGDNMTGGEIIVEGSAGDGAGQGVYDGTLVVRNGVGSRTGEIMKGGTVIVGGDSGFMTGIFMMGGRIIVLGNLGEDAGESIIRGAIYVRGSVESLGQNANLVNIDENDLNELKDVLTHYNFDLNDDDYKKFRKIIPKSKRPFYGNEEEEDCYCD